In one Echinicola marina genomic region, the following are encoded:
- the priA gene encoding replication restart helicase PriA yields the protein MENLFGETFETDRDKQAAAIFADIILPVPIPKMFTYRIPRNLENNIGIGYRVIVQFGKKKVLTGIIGKVHQKPPEAYDAKPILELLDENPVVNPLQIKFWFWMAEYYCCHIGEVMNAALPTGLKLSSESKIQLNPSFDIENCNFPIDDREKVILDVLTEKDELSYEDCGKLLGIKSSYAIIKSLVAKEAVLVFEQVREKYSPKVETRIRLKETYTQSKEALESLFKQISNKSKQEEVLLKYLQEVPVHQNPELNEQGLDKKVIIDAGLSASSLKTLVKNDILEEFKVIVSRFDQLKGSEEEIKLADFQEAALSSIKEQFTQKNAILLHGITGSGKTEIYIHLIQEALDSGSQVLLLLPEIALTTQIVGRLQKVFGSKMGIYHSKFSDNERVEVWQGVLSGKFSFVVGVRSSIFLPFDSLGLVIVDEEHEPSFKQYDPAPRFQARDASIMLSWLHQAKTLLGSATPSFESFFNARMEKYGYVELNKRFGEAQLPDYHIADILSDKKKNLLKLDFTRIMREKIQEALNNQEQVLIFQNRRGYAPYMSCEECGWIPECEHCDVSLTYHQYSEEMRCHYCGFKEKVPRSCPACGSHELTTVGIGTERIAESLSLLFPEARIGRMDLDTTRSKFAYQKILEEFGMGNLDILVGTQMITKGLDFDNVTVVGIVDADRILYFPDFRAGERAFQQITQVAGRAGRRNKKGNVIIQTRKPDHEIFKQVIKGEYQQFYVNEMGERQQFFYPPLVKNIKITTKHKEFKIAERAANHLSNLLKDIKVKKIVLGPEKALIGKIKNQYLFDLLIKLDKSGQSPAVFKHELNAVIEELKSKKEFKSVRFVIDVDPY from the coding sequence TTGGAAAACCTATTTGGAGAAACTTTTGAAACTGACCGTGACAAGCAGGCAGCCGCAATATTTGCGGACATAATACTTCCTGTGCCTATCCCAAAAATGTTCACTTATCGAATCCCTCGAAACCTGGAAAACAATATTGGGATTGGTTATCGGGTGATTGTACAGTTTGGCAAAAAAAAGGTATTAACGGGAATTATAGGAAAGGTGCATCAAAAACCACCAGAGGCCTATGATGCCAAACCTATCTTGGAATTATTGGATGAAAATCCTGTAGTAAATCCACTACAAATCAAATTCTGGTTTTGGATGGCCGAATACTATTGCTGCCATATAGGGGAAGTCATGAATGCGGCCCTTCCCACTGGACTAAAACTCAGCAGTGAGAGCAAAATCCAACTCAACCCATCCTTTGATATTGAGAACTGTAACTTCCCAATTGATGATAGGGAAAAGGTCATCCTGGATGTTCTCACAGAAAAGGATGAACTGTCTTATGAAGATTGTGGAAAGCTACTAGGCATCAAATCCTCCTATGCCATCATCAAAAGTCTGGTGGCCAAAGAGGCGGTATTGGTATTTGAACAGGTTAGAGAAAAATACAGTCCGAAGGTAGAAACAAGAATAAGGTTAAAAGAGACCTATACACAATCCAAAGAGGCACTTGAAAGCTTATTCAAACAAATAAGCAACAAATCCAAACAGGAAGAGGTACTTTTAAAATACCTTCAGGAAGTACCTGTGCATCAAAACCCTGAGCTAAACGAACAAGGTTTAGATAAAAAGGTAATCATAGATGCCGGTTTATCGGCAAGTTCTTTAAAAACATTGGTAAAAAATGACATCCTTGAAGAGTTTAAGGTTATCGTCAGTAGGTTTGACCAATTAAAAGGCTCAGAAGAAGAAATTAAGCTTGCCGACTTCCAAGAAGCCGCCCTATCCAGTATAAAGGAGCAATTCACCCAGAAGAACGCAATTCTCTTACACGGAATTACAGGAAGTGGAAAGACTGAGATATATATCCACCTGATACAAGAAGCTTTGGACAGCGGATCTCAGGTTTTACTATTATTACCTGAAATCGCCTTGACTACCCAAATTGTAGGCCGACTCCAGAAAGTTTTCGGCAGCAAAATGGGCATTTACCACTCCAAATTCTCAGACAATGAACGGGTAGAAGTTTGGCAAGGAGTACTTAGCGGTAAGTTCTCCTTTGTGGTTGGTGTGAGATCATCCATCTTTCTGCCTTTCGACAGCCTAGGCTTGGTAATTGTGGATGAGGAACATGAGCCGTCATTTAAGCAGTATGATCCCGCTCCCCGCTTTCAGGCCAGAGACGCCTCCATTATGCTTTCTTGGCTGCACCAGGCAAAAACCCTTTTGGGAAGTGCCACACCATCTTTTGAATCATTCTTTAATGCCAGAATGGAAAAATATGGCTATGTAGAACTTAACAAACGTTTTGGCGAAGCCCAACTTCCTGACTACCATATTGCAGATATACTTTCTGATAAAAAGAAAAACCTCCTCAAATTGGATTTCACCAGGATCATGAGAGAAAAGATCCAAGAAGCACTCAATAACCAAGAGCAAGTGTTGATATTTCAAAACAGAAGAGGCTATGCTCCTTATATGTCCTGTGAAGAATGTGGTTGGATCCCTGAATGTGAACATTGCGATGTCAGTTTAACTTACCATCAATACAGTGAAGAGATGCGCTGTCACTATTGTGGCTTTAAGGAAAAAGTCCCCAGGTCATGTCCTGCTTGCGGAAGCCATGAACTGACCACAGTAGGCATAGGTACAGAACGGATTGCAGAAAGTTTGTCATTACTGTTCCCTGAAGCCAGGATTGGTAGAATGGACCTGGATACCACCAGAAGTAAATTTGCCTATCAAAAAATATTGGAAGAATTTGGCATGGGCAATTTAGACATTTTAGTGGGCACTCAAATGATCACCAAAGGTCTGGACTTTGATAATGTCACAGTAGTGGGCATAGTCGATGCCGACCGTATCCTATATTTTCCCGATTTTAGGGCTGGAGAAAGGGCCTTTCAGCAAATCACCCAAGTAGCAGGAAGAGCAGGAAGAAGAAATAAAAAAGGAAACGTGATCATACAGACCAGAAAGCCTGACCATGAAATTTTCAAGCAAGTAATAAAGGGGGAATATCAACAATTTTATGTCAACGAAATGGGAGAAAGACAACAATTTTTCTACCCTCCACTGGTCAAGAACATCAAAATCACTACCAAGCATAAAGAGTTCAAAATTGCTGAGCGGGCGGCCAACCATTTAAGCAACTTACTTAAAGATATAAAGGTCAAAAAAATAGTTTTGGGACCAGAAAAAGCCCTCATAGGTAAGATCAAAAATCAATATCTATTTGACTTGCTGATCAAGTTGGACAAATCAGGTCAATCCCCGGCTGTGTTTAAACACGAATTGAACGCGGTAATTGAAGAACTAAAAAGTAAAAAAGAATTTAAATCGGTGCGGTTTGTAATTGATGTAGATCCATATTAA
- a CDS encoding thioredoxin domain-containing protein — protein sequence MSKKANQLIKSQSPYLLQHAYNPVNWHPWGPEALEKAKRENKPILVSIGYSACHWCHVMEHESFEDEATAAIMNEHFVSIKIDREERPDLDNIYMDAIQAMGLQGGWPLNVFLMPNQKPFYGGTYFPNANWKGLLQNIADAYEKHYDDLAKSAEGFGNSIKLKEREKYGLSANENELSAGELQHISQKLTGQMDDKWGGMNRSPKFPMPSIWNFLMDYANLKQDQEVKNKVLFTLKKMGMGGIYDHLGGGFARYSVDSEWFAPHFEKMLYDNGQLLSLFAKAYQVSGEDFFKEKVNETIAWINKEMLQEEGGFYAALDADSEGEEGKFYTWTFEELKSLLGEEDAWFYELYNISEKGNWENGVNILFQTSSYKDLATKLGISDQELKDNIKSTKEKLYQIRTKRIKPGLDDKILSGWNGLCISGLVQAYWATENPLAKEMAVQNGEFLLKKMIEGDKLFRSYKNGQAYTPAFLEDYAGIIQAFIKLYQLTFDEKWLNKARELTDFCLRHFYDQDDHLFYFNNPDAEELIANKKEIFDNVIPSSNALMAENLHHLGLYFYEDYYSHLSDKLLGLMRSILVKEPGYLTQWASVYLSKKVSTPEIAIIGKGAKELALSIHQNYTGPKVLAASETIDATLPLLQHKVADSSGNALIYVCFDKACQQPLADVKAAIKQFPDLA from the coding sequence ATGAGCAAAAAGGCCAATCAACTCATAAAAAGCCAAAGTCCTTATCTTTTACAACATGCCTACAATCCAGTAAACTGGCACCCTTGGGGCCCCGAGGCATTGGAAAAAGCCAAAAGGGAAAACAAACCTATCTTAGTATCCATTGGTTACTCTGCCTGCCACTGGTGCCATGTGATGGAGCATGAAAGTTTTGAAGATGAAGCCACAGCGGCCATCATGAACGAGCATTTTGTCTCCATAAAGATTGACAGGGAGGAACGCCCTGATCTGGACAATATTTACATGGATGCCATTCAAGCCATGGGATTACAGGGAGGTTGGCCACTCAATGTGTTCTTGATGCCCAATCAAAAGCCCTTTTATGGAGGGACTTATTTCCCCAATGCCAACTGGAAAGGGCTGCTTCAAAATATTGCCGATGCTTATGAAAAACATTATGATGACCTGGCCAAAAGTGCTGAGGGCTTCGGAAACAGCATTAAGTTAAAAGAAAGAGAAAAATACGGGTTATCCGCCAATGAAAATGAGCTTTCAGCGGGTGAGCTTCAGCATATTTCCCAAAAACTCACTGGACAAATGGATGACAAATGGGGTGGGATGAACAGGTCTCCAAAATTCCCCATGCCTTCTATCTGGAATTTTTTAATGGATTATGCCAATCTCAAACAGGATCAGGAAGTCAAAAATAAAGTCCTTTTTACCCTTAAGAAAATGGGGATGGGAGGCATCTATGACCACTTAGGAGGTGGATTTGCCAGATATTCTGTGGACAGCGAGTGGTTTGCTCCCCATTTTGAAAAAATGCTCTATGACAATGGTCAGCTCTTATCATTATTTGCAAAGGCCTACCAAGTCAGTGGTGAGGACTTCTTCAAGGAAAAAGTAAATGAAACCATTGCCTGGATCAACAAAGAAATGCTACAGGAAGAAGGCGGTTTTTATGCAGCTTTGGATGCAGATAGTGAAGGAGAAGAGGGGAAATTCTATACTTGGACCTTCGAAGAACTTAAAAGCCTACTTGGAGAAGAGGACGCATGGTTTTATGAGCTTTATAATATCTCAGAAAAAGGCAACTGGGAAAATGGTGTCAATATTCTTTTCCAAACCTCATCTTATAAGGATTTAGCTACTAAACTTGGCATTTCTGATCAGGAATTAAAAGATAATATAAAAAGCACAAAGGAAAAGCTCTATCAAATCAGAACTAAAAGAATCAAGCCAGGTCTGGATGATAAAATCCTCTCAGGCTGGAATGGACTCTGCATCTCGGGCTTGGTACAAGCCTATTGGGCAACAGAAAACCCGCTTGCTAAGGAAATGGCCGTACAAAACGGCGAGTTTCTATTAAAAAAGATGATTGAAGGAGATAAGCTGTTTAGGTCTTACAAAAATGGCCAGGCCTATACCCCTGCATTTCTGGAAGATTATGCTGGCATCATACAAGCTTTTATCAAATTGTACCAACTGACCTTTGACGAAAAATGGCTAAACAAAGCCAGAGAACTTACAGATTTTTGCTTGCGCCATTTCTATGACCAAGATGACCATCTGTTTTATTTTAACAACCCAGATGCCGAGGAATTGATCGCCAATAAGAAAGAAATCTTTGACAATGTCATTCCCTCTTCCAATGCCCTCATGGCGGAAAACCTCCATCACTTAGGCCTTTACTTCTATGAAGACTATTATAGTCATCTTTCCGATAAGCTTTTAGGTCTTATGAGGTCCATACTGGTAAAGGAACCTGGCTATTTGACCCAATGGGCAAGTGTTTACTTATCCAAAAAGGTCTCTACTCCGGAAATTGCTATCATTGGCAAAGGAGCAAAGGAATTAGCCCTTTCTATTCATCAAAACTACACAGGACCTAAGGTACTGGCTGCTAGTGAAACTATCGATGCTACGCTGCCCCTTTTACAACATAAGGTGGCAGATTCGAGTGGAAATGCTTTAATTTACGTTTGTTTTGACAAGGCATGCCAACAACCCCTTGCTGATGTCAAAGCCGCCATAAAACAATTTCCGGACCTAGCTTAA
- a CDS encoding GSCFA domain-containing protein, whose translation MLLQTKIQIPHFENQLNYDQEILTIGSCFSAVIGRKLLERKFNTLNNPFGTIFNPLSIIKLLQHALNGDAFPEDHIIHHQGRYLHYDFHSDISGNSPLELENNIKLSAKTAGQSLKKVSTLIITFGTAHIYELLHTKTIVANCHKQDSQLFQKRLLNIDEILDAFEPFHNKLIQINPRVQILLTVSPVRHIKDGIAENQLSKSLLRVVCQELCTRNKQINYFPSYEIMMDELRDYRFYKEDMIHPTAQAEDYIWEKFSQSFFTEDTKKKILQIETILKALSHKAFNPNGEAHQKFLSNLLLKMEQLTPEFDFSNEINQVVDLIQTK comes from the coding sequence ATGCTACTTCAAACTAAAATTCAAATTCCCCACTTTGAAAACCAACTCAACTATGACCAGGAAATCCTGACTATCGGCTCTTGTTTTTCAGCGGTGATTGGACGAAAACTATTGGAAAGAAAATTCAACACTTTAAACAATCCATTTGGAACAATTTTCAACCCACTTTCAATCATAAAACTTCTGCAACACGCATTGAATGGAGATGCTTTTCCTGAAGACCATATCATCCACCATCAAGGAAGATATCTCCATTATGATTTCCATTCTGATATTTCCGGAAATTCACCTTTGGAATTAGAGAATAACATAAAGCTAAGTGCCAAAACAGCAGGTCAAAGCTTAAAAAAGGTCTCTACCCTAATCATCACCTTTGGCACCGCTCATATCTACGAACTCCTACATACAAAGACTATAGTAGCTAACTGCCATAAACAAGATAGTCAGTTATTCCAAAAAAGATTGCTAAACATTGACGAAATACTCGATGCCTTTGAGCCATTTCACAATAAGCTCATTCAAATCAATCCTCGAGTCCAAATCCTGCTTACTGTAAGCCCTGTACGTCACATCAAAGATGGAATAGCTGAAAACCAGCTTAGTAAATCCTTGTTAAGGGTAGTCTGTCAAGAACTGTGCACAAGAAATAAGCAGATTAACTATTTCCCAAGCTATGAAATCATGATGGACGAGCTCCGGGATTATAGGTTTTACAAAGAGGACATGATTCATCCCACAGCTCAAGCAGAGGATTATATCTGGGAAAAGTTTTCTCAATCTTTTTTCACTGAAGACACCAAAAAAAAGATCCTCCAAATTGAAACCATACTAAAAGCCCTCTCCCACAAGGCTTTCAATCCCAATGGAGAGGCCCATCAAAAGTTTTTGTCAAATCTCTTATTGAAAATGGAACAATTGACACCTGAATTTGATTTTTCAAATGAAATCAATCAAGTCGTAGACCTAATTCAAACCAAATAA
- the rplI gene encoding 50S ribosomal protein L9 codes for MDVILKTDIKGLGYKNDLVAVKPGYGRNYLIPQGFAVLATASNKRILEENIKQAAHKAEKIKTEAEELAAKIEGISLEIKAKIGDSGKIFGKVTTLQISDALAAKGVEVDRKKIAISTPVTGAGEYQAEVDLHREVKTEVKFVVVAE; via the coding sequence ATGGACGTTATCTTAAAAACAGACATAAAAGGACTTGGCTATAAAAACGACTTAGTTGCTGTAAAACCTGGATATGGAAGAAATTACCTTATCCCTCAAGGTTTTGCTGTATTGGCCACTGCTTCCAACAAGAGAATTCTTGAAGAAAATATCAAACAAGCAGCTCACAAAGCTGAGAAAATCAAAACCGAAGCTGAAGAACTAGCTGCTAAAATCGAAGGTATTTCCCTTGAGATCAAAGCTAAAATCGGTGATTCAGGTAAAATCTTTGGTAAAGTAACTACCCTTCAGATTTCTGATGCACTTGCAGCCAAAGGTGTTGAGGTTGATAGAAAGAAAATCGCTATCAGCACTCCTGTTACTGGTGCAGGTGAATACCAAGCAGAAGTTGATCTTCACAGAGAAGTGAAAACTGAGGTTAAATTTGTAGTGGTAGCTGAATAA
- the rpsR gene encoding 30S ribosomal protein S18 translates to MTLKNEPINREQNKKKYCRFRKLGIKYIDYKDPNFLLKFVNEQGKILPRRLTGNSAKYQRKVANAIKKARHLALLPYVTDGLK, encoded by the coding sequence ATGACACTTAAGAACGAACCAATCAACAGAGAGCAGAATAAAAAGAAGTACTGCCGATTCAGAAAATTAGGCATCAAGTACATCGATTATAAAGATCCTAACTTCTTATTGAAGTTTGTCAATGAGCAAGGTAAAATCCTTCCTAGAAGACTTACTGGAAACTCTGCTAAATACCAGAGAAAAGTGGCCAACGCCATCAAAAAAGCTAGACATTTGGCCTTGTTACCTTATGTAACTGACGGACTGAAATAA
- the rpsF gene encoding 30S ribosomal protein S6 yields MFQRNYETVFILTPVLSDVQMKDTVDKFINLLKEEGADIINVENWGLKKLAYPIEKKSTGFYVLVEFKSVPTLIKKFELEMRRDEKVMRFLTTALDKHAIAYGERRRKGEFNKKSEVKEEAAK; encoded by the coding sequence ATGTTCCAAAGAAATTATGAAACGGTATTCATTTTAACTCCCGTTTTGTCTGATGTTCAGATGAAGGATACCGTAGACAAGTTCATCAACTTGTTAAAAGAAGAGGGAGCAGACATTATCAATGTTGAAAATTGGGGTCTTAAGAAACTTGCTTACCCAATCGAGAAAAAAAGCACTGGTTTCTATGTACTTGTAGAATTCAAAAGCGTTCCTACTTTGATCAAGAAGTTTGAACTTGAAATGAGAAGAGACGAGAAAGTAATGCGTTTCTTGACTACAGCTCTAGACAAGCACGCTATTGCTTACGGAGAAAGAAGAAGAAAAGGTGAATTCAACAAAAAATCTGAAGTAAAAGAGGAGGCTGCAAAATGA
- a CDS encoding coiled-coil domain-containing protein, translated as MSTNLPEEKSSRNEKGKNILIIILLILVVISGVKLYLDSVDKSQKTEEILILSEDNNNLNLRIDSMAYQLDLRINEIQKLGGNVDSLVMLKEQLIQERNTERNRSASEIAALNKKIDSFSTVLTDKDQEITRLKQVNEELFTENQDLKTSKAEIEDSIVQLNLKQEVLEEKVNIAQKLYAENIVIAAVNSRGREREGSFRNRHLEKLKISFDIAENKVAEPGTKDIFVQVVAPNNQVIFDIAKGSGTFTIDGREEFYTAKQDILFDNTQKKLIYLYQKETDYPEGIYEVKIYSEGFNIGNKKFEIK; from the coding sequence ATGAGTACTAATTTACCCGAAGAAAAATCATCCCGAAACGAAAAGGGAAAAAACATTTTAATCATCATTTTACTTATACTGGTAGTAATCAGTGGAGTAAAACTCTATTTGGACAGTGTAGACAAATCCCAAAAGACTGAAGAAATTCTCATATTATCGGAAGACAATAATAATTTGAACTTGCGCATAGACTCCATGGCATATCAATTAGACCTGAGAATCAACGAAATACAAAAATTAGGAGGAAATGTAGACTCTTTGGTGATGCTAAAAGAACAGTTAATTCAGGAACGCAATACCGAACGAAATAGGTCTGCATCTGAAATCGCAGCTTTGAACAAAAAAATTGACAGTTTCTCTACCGTCCTTACAGACAAAGACCAAGAAATCACCAGACTTAAACAGGTCAACGAAGAACTTTTTACAGAGAATCAAGACCTTAAGACTTCTAAAGCAGAAATAGAAGATAGCATTGTACAGCTCAACTTAAAACAAGAAGTACTTGAAGAAAAAGTAAATATAGCCCAAAAGCTGTATGCTGAGAACATTGTTATTGCCGCTGTCAATTCAAGGGGAAGGGAAAGGGAAGGTTCTTTCAGAAACAGACACCTAGAAAAACTCAAAATATCATTCGATATTGCGGAAAACAAAGTGGCTGAACCAGGCACAAAGGACATTTTTGTACAAGTAGTTGCTCCTAACAATCAAGTAATTTTCGACATTGCCAAGGGCTCCGGCACCTTTACAATCGATGGCAGAGAAGAATTCTATACAGCTAAACAGGATATTTTATTTGACAATACCCAAAAGAAGTTGATTTATCTCTATCAGAAAGAAACTGATTACCCAGAAGGTATTTATGAAGTAAAAATCTATTCTGAGGGATTCAATATTGGAAACAAGAAGTTTGAAATCAAGTAA
- a CDS encoding TPMT family class I SAM-dependent methyltransferase: MTISELFDENYWTSRYHLNQTGWDVGEATNPLKQYLDQIANKEIKILIPGAGNAYEAAYAYNIGFKNVNILDISLLPLDKFAANHPDFPSGQLLHENFFEHKGEYDLIIEQTFFCALNPSLRKDYVKKMTQLLKPTGELGGVLFDVDFGKPGPPFGGNKVEYLKCFEPELKVVKMERCYNSIRERAGIELFFKAVKA; encoded by the coding sequence ATGACTATTTCAGAACTTTTTGATGAAAACTACTGGACTTCCAGGTATCACCTAAACCAAACTGGTTGGGATGTAGGTGAAGCTACAAATCCCTTAAAGCAATATTTAGACCAAATTGCCAATAAAGAGATAAAGATTCTAATTCCAGGTGCAGGAAATGCTTATGAAGCAGCATATGCCTATAATATAGGTTTTAAAAATGTAAATATTTTGGATATTTCATTATTGCCTTTGGATAAATTTGCCGCCAACCACCCGGACTTTCCTTCAGGACAACTACTTCATGAAAATTTCTTTGAACATAAGGGGGAGTATGACCTTATTATTGAACAAACTTTCTTTTGTGCCTTGAATCCTTCACTCAGAAAGGATTATGTGAAAAAAATGACACAGTTGTTAAAGCCTACTGGGGAATTGGGAGGAGTATTGTTTGATGTGGATTTTGGAAAACCTGGACCGCCTTTTGGAGGGAATAAAGTGGAATATCTAAAATGTTTTGAGCCTGAACTGAAGGTGGTTAAGATGGAAAGATGTTATAATAGTATCAGAGAAAGGGCAGGGATAGAGCTGTTTTTTAAGGCTGTAAAGGCTTAA
- a CDS encoding O-methyltransferase, with protein MLKKLFPFFSYINYFLLKEDRHSLQAPFAYEVYEGLRSFSKGQKDIELIQLKNKLLTNHQEIFIEDFGAGSIHLKKKKLRKVADITRHSSSSDKYSRLYQYFCALTPAKTVIELGTCVGINTCYLSKATLGQLYTFEGSASLSYVAQNTFSSFDNIKLIEGKIQESLPPFLEDIAELDFVLIDAHHTYQATLHFFELIKTKLHTNSIVAIGDIHWSPEMQKAWEQIKTQEEVSMSMDFYECGILFFKKGINKKHYTLNY; from the coding sequence GTGCTAAAAAAGTTATTTCCATTTTTCTCTTACATCAATTATTTCCTTCTTAAGGAGGACCGCCATTCTCTTCAGGCTCCTTTTGCCTATGAGGTATATGAAGGCTTACGCTCCTTTTCCAAGGGACAGAAAGATATTGAATTGATACAGCTCAAAAACAAATTACTCACCAATCACCAAGAAATTTTCATAGAAGACTTTGGGGCTGGATCAATTCATCTAAAAAAGAAGAAATTGAGAAAAGTGGCTGATATCACCAGACACAGTAGTTCTTCTGACAAATATTCCCGACTTTACCAATATTTTTGCGCTTTGACACCTGCCAAAACCGTTATCGAACTGGGCACCTGTGTAGGAATTAATACATGTTATTTATCCAAAGCCACCCTAGGTCAACTTTATACCTTTGAAGGATCAGCATCATTATCTTATGTGGCTCAAAACACATTTTCTTCCTTTGACAACATCAAGTTAATAGAAGGAAAGATACAAGAAAGCCTTCCTCCTTTTTTAGAAGATATTGCTGAGTTGGACTTTGTGTTAATTGATGCCCATCATACCTATCAAGCGACTTTACACTTCTTTGAACTGATCAAGACTAAATTACACACCAATAGCATTGTCGCCATCGGGGATATCCATTGGTCTCCTGAAATGCAAAAAGCCTGGGAACAAATCAAAACACAGGAAGAAGTCTCCATGAGCATGGATTTTTATGAATGTGGCATCCTGTTTTTTAAGAAAGGGATCAATAAAAAACATTATACCCTTAATTATTAA
- the apaG gene encoding Co2+/Mg2+ efflux protein ApaG, with amino-acid sequence MVTAITQGIKVSVEATYQAEYSSPHQHHYVFTYKVSIENNSAHTLQLLRRKWEVFDAGLSTKIIEGDGVVGQQPVLEPGKSHHYVSGCNLRSGLGKMKGEYYMERLQDGKVLAIEIPEFQLIADIFDN; translated from the coding sequence ATGGTTACGGCAATTACCCAAGGCATCAAGGTCAGCGTGGAAGCGACCTATCAAGCGGAATACTCCAGCCCGCACCAGCATCACTATGTCTTTACCTATAAAGTCTCCATTGAAAACAACAGTGCCCATACCTTACAACTGCTAAGAAGAAAATGGGAAGTTTTTGACGCAGGCCTATCCACGAAAATAATCGAAGGTGACGGTGTAGTGGGGCAACAACCAGTTCTCGAACCAGGGAAATCCCACCATTATGTATCCGGCTGTAATCTCCGCTCAGGCTTAGGAAAAATGAAGGGAGAATATTACATGGAACGCCTCCAGGATGGTAAAGTGCTAGCAATTGAAATCCCAGAATTCCAACTAATTGCTGACATCTTCGACAATTAA
- the ung gene encoding uracil-DNA glycosylase has protein sequence MNVKINATWKEKLGEEFEKPYFETLVSFVKREYGEKKIFPQGSEIFNAFEKCPFEKVKVVILGQDPYHGPGQAHGLSFSVREGIPFPPSLMNIFKELKDDLDVSVPSHGNLERWAEQGVLLLNATLTVEAHKAGSHQKKGWEEFTDAVIRKLAEEKEGLVFMLWGAYAQKKAAFISDEKHLKLNAPHPSPLSAHRGFLGCKHFSKANDYLKSKGENEIVW, from the coding sequence ATGAATGTTAAGATAAACGCGACTTGGAAGGAAAAGTTGGGTGAAGAATTTGAAAAACCCTATTTTGAAACGTTGGTTTCTTTTGTGAAAAGGGAATATGGAGAAAAGAAGATATTCCCTCAGGGCAGTGAAATTTTTAATGCTTTTGAAAAATGCCCGTTCGAAAAAGTGAAAGTGGTGATTCTGGGGCAAGACCCCTATCATGGTCCTGGGCAAGCCCATGGCTTGTCTTTTTCTGTTAGGGAGGGAATTCCTTTTCCGCCTTCTTTGATGAATATATTTAAGGAGCTCAAGGATGATTTAGATGTTTCTGTTCCATCGCATGGAAATTTAGAAAGATGGGCAGAACAAGGTGTTTTGTTGCTGAATGCAACATTGACTGTAGAGGCTCATAAGGCAGGATCTCATCAGAAAAAGGGCTGGGAAGAATTTACTGATGCAGTGATCAGAAAGTTGGCTGAAGAAAAAGAAGGGTTGGTTTTTATGCTATGGGGTGCTTATGCACAAAAAAAGGCTGCTTTTATATCAGATGAGAAACATTTGAAATTAAATGCCCCGCATCCAAGTCCTTTGTCTGCTCATAGAGGTTTTTTAGGCTGCAAACATTTCAGTAAGGCCAATGACTATTTAAAATCAAAGGGAGAAAATGAAATTGTATGGTGA